The DNA sequence ACGACAACCCCGCACTTTTTGACAATCTTTGTGCCTCATCTAGAACGAGGAGTAATGGTTCCTTTCGTTTTTCGACTAAACCATGACTGGTCTCTGCGCGGATAGGTTTAGAAATAGATACCCTTCCCTTGACAAGTTGTGGTAAAGAGATTTCTAACGACAGTTCCTTTAACTGTGGGAGGCTCCAGAAGCCAAGAGCCCTGAACATTTTTTCTTTATCCCACAAAGCACCGGACTTGATCCGTGCGACATGCCATCCATTCTTCTCTGCCCGCTTCTCGCACTCGTACAGGAGTGCAGTTTTTCCAACCCCTGGGGCACCCTGAATAATAAAAGTTGATCCACCCTTTACTTGTTCAGATTTTCTGGTAAGTTCATCAAATTTCTCGAACACGTCGCCCCGTCCGTGGAAATACTTCGCGGGTCCACGGTCAAATGTTGCCGAGAGTTCTTTCGATGTGGATGATCGGGGTTTAAACATGTTTCAATCACTCCGCGAATGAAATATACCCTGCGTAGGTCAATAATGTTTGTGTTGGCGCGTACCATAGACTGCGAATGGCAGGATCATCCGCTTCCGGTATAGCATCGTAAAGGACTACCTCATTATATCCCGATCATCCATACCCGTTGGATTTGACGCGTCGGGTGCAGGAAAAACAATACCGGAACTTTCTTCTTTTTGTATTTTTGGGCATACGATTATCGTACGAATACAGATAACTCAGTACCTGGAGCTTTGACCATCTACCTCAAAAACAGGAAAGCTGATGTCTAAAGAGGAGAGATAATCGAACATCTCATAGCTTATCTGCAGTCTTGATCAAAATAAGCTGAATCATGAACGATTGCAGATGATCCGCCTTAACCGGGAGTTCCATCCCTGAAAAAATTCATCCCGATGCCCTTGAGTCGACGTCATTTTCTTGTTGCGTGTTCCTCCATCGGAGTAGCGGATACGACATTCCCCGACATTCTCTCTCGTCAAGAGGGCCCCATTACTGTAGAAACCATCGCATGTGCGGAGGAGATCGCCGGGATTGAGCTTACTCAGGAGCAGCGAACGCAGTTGGTAGAAGATCTTGAGGAGCATGTAGACCACTATGCTTCGGTTCGTGAGCTGGAACTGCCCAACGACGTGCAGCCTGCACTCATATTTGATCCAAGCAGGTCCGGTGTACGGCCTGCATCCGGTGGGCAGGGTCTAAGGTGGGAACCCAGTCCAGTAGATCACCCGGCCAATGCGGAAGATCTTGCATTCATGCAGGTGGCAGAATTGGCATACCTTCTCAAATCAAGAGCCGTCTCCTCCGTTGACCTTACCACATTGTACATTGAGCGACTGAAGGAATACGACGGTGTCCTTCAGGCCGTCATCACCCTCACGGAAGACCTGGCATATACACAGGCCGCACAGGCGGATATCGAATTGGATGCCGGGATTTGGCGTGGCCCCTTGCATGGAGTACCCTGGGGAGCCAAAGATTTGCTCAGTGTTCCCGGCTACCCTACGACTTGGGGAGCAATGCCATTCAAAGATCAGACCCTGCGTGAGAAGGCTGCGGTGGTAGATCGTTTGGAATCTGCCGGTGCAGTTTTGATAGCGAAGCTATCTCTTGGCGCTCTTGCTTGGGGGGATGTATGGTTTGGTGGCAAAACTAAGAATCCATGGAATATTGATCAGGGATCCAGTGGGTCAAGTGCCGGACCAGGGTCTGCAGTCGCTGCGGGGCTGGTTGGATTTGCGATTGGATCGGAAACGCTGGGATCCATCGTGTCTCCTTCGACCAGAAACGGGGTGACAGGCCATCGCCCCACCTATGGACTGGTGAGCCGCCATGGGGCGATGACGCTCAGTTGGAGTATGGACAAGTTAGGGCCCATGGCACGCTCCGCACTTGATTGTGCTCTGGTGTTTGAAGCAATTCGGGGAGCAGATACGCGAGATCCTTCGACCATTCAAGCACCGTTCCCATTTTCGCTGCAAAACGATGTCAATTCTTTGAGAGTTGGATATCTGAAGGAGGCTTTCGAATCCGATTACTCCGGAAAAGAAACGGATTTGGAGGCCTTGGATGTGCTACGTAGATTAGGCATAGATCTCATCCCAATCACGCTTCCGAGAGATTTGCCAGTTAGCGCGATGCTGACGACACTGGGCGTAGAAGCGGCGGCTGCATTTGATACATTGACACTCAGCGGTGGGGTAGACCAAATGGTGCGGCAAGGCAAAGGTACATGGCCACATGAATTTCGGGTGAACCGCTTTGTGCCAGCGGTTGAGTTTCTTCAAGCTTCAAGATGCCGGTCAATTCTTTTGCAGCGTATGAATGAGGCGATGCAAGAGGTGGATGTGTTTTTGTCTCCGACATTTGGGAGTAGGACATTGTCCATAACCAATCTGACCGGTCATCCATGTGTGAGCGTCCCCAATGGGTTTGATGTACTGGAAGATTCGCCGGATTCTGTGCGTCGTCAACCTCGCAGCATCACTTTTTCTGGGCCACTCTACGCAGATGCCGAGGTGCTACAACTTGCACATGCGTATCAGTCTGCGACAGACTTTCACCTGCAGCGCCCATCAATTCATTGAGACAGAAGAAATGGAATCTCATATCCCGAACCGGCGACGTTAGAAAAAATTGGCAACTGGCAGGGCATAATCTGAATACAGGAAGATTCTCGCAAACCTCTCCTCCAACCGGTGAAATATATCCCTAGAACCCTGACCTTATCCACAGGCTGCCAGGGACTTCATCTGCCACTGGCTTGCCGACGAAGAGAATGGCCCCCTCGCACTCCTGGTCGGACTTGCTCCGGCGCAGTTTGAGGCCGCCGTTCCGTCCGGCTTCACATAGTGCAGATCCCGGACGCGAAGACGGGTCCAGATAGATCAGGTCGATACACTCCGAATTGAATCCACGGAGTATATCAAGATTACCTCCGGTCCAGTCCTTTTCGTCCGCACCGTGGACCTTTCCATTCAATTCCGTTCGCTTTCATCCATCTGCGGACTCTCCGCTTGGTGCAAAGTCCTGTATTTTCAAAATAAATCGACTCCAGAGCAATGCTCTGATTCTTTCCAGGAGATTCGCA is a window from the Rhodothermaceae bacterium genome containing:
- a CDS encoding amidase, producing the protein MPLSRRHFLVACSSIGVADTTFPDILSRQEGPITVETIACAEEIAGIELTQEQRTQLVEDLEEHVDHYASVRELELPNDVQPALIFDPSRSGVRPASGGQGLRWEPSPVDHPANAEDLAFMQVAELAYLLKSRAVSSVDLTTLYIERLKEYDGVLQAVITLTEDLAYTQAAQADIELDAGIWRGPLHGVPWGAKDLLSVPGYPTTWGAMPFKDQTLREKAAVVDRLESAGAVLIAKLSLGALAWGDVWFGGKTKNPWNIDQGSSGSSAGPGSAVAAGLVGFAIGSETLGSIVSPSTRNGVTGHRPTYGLVSRHGAMTLSWSMDKLGPMARSALDCALVFEAIRGADTRDPSTIQAPFPFSLQNDVNSLRVGYLKEAFESDYSGKETDLEALDVLRRLGIDLIPITLPRDLPVSAMLTTLGVEAAAAFDTLTLSGGVDQMVRQGKGTWPHEFRVNRFVPAVEFLQASRCRSILLQRMNEAMQEVDVFLSPTFGSRTLSITNLTGHPCVSVPNGFDVLEDSPDSVRRQPRSITFSGPLYADAEVLQLAHAYQSATDFHLQRPSIH